A portion of the Hoplias malabaricus isolate fHopMal1 chromosome 1, fHopMal1.hap1, whole genome shotgun sequence genome contains these proteins:
- the bco2b gene encoding beta-carotene oxygenase 2b — MALMHQFRIEGGIVTYKSRFLKSDCYKENVENNRIVVSEFGTLAMPDPCKNFFQRFLSRFERQSKNTAYTDNASVSFVQYKGDYYVSTETNFMHKIDPQTLETKEKVDWSKFIAINGATAHPHTDPDGTTYNMGNSYNSKGASYNIIRVPPEKSGPNDTLEGATVICTIPSGDRTKPSYYHSFAISENYVVFIEQPIRIDLLKIVTGKMRGKGISDGVYWDPEKTTVFHVINKHNGKPSPIKYYATPFSTFHQINCYEENGFLIMDMCCSDDGNAINNFLIQNLRKSGEALDEVYNTICRTFPRRFVLPLIVGNNTPCELNLNTRQESTATAIKTGKNKVYCTHEDLHGDDLQEYGGLEFPQINYTKYNTHPYRYFYACGFRHLVGDSLIKTDLQDKHMKIWQQPGYYPSEPVFVPSPNAVEEDDGVILSVVITPNKDKSTFLLVLDAKDFEELGRAEVPVNIPYGFHGAFQAGI, encoded by the exons ATGGCTCTTATGCATCAGTTCAGAATTGAAGGTGGAATAGTGACCTACAAGAGTCGCTTCTTGAAGAGTGACTGCTACAAGGAAAATGTTGAGAACAACCGCATCGTGGTGTCTGAATTTGGCACACTCGCCATGCCAGACCCATGCAAGAACTTCTTCCAGCGATTCCTGTCCCGCTTTGAGAGGCAAAGTAAGAACACAGCTTACA CAGACAATGCAAGTGTAAGTTTTGTCCAGTATAAAGGAGACTACTATGTCAGCACAGAAACAAATTTCATGCACAAAATTGATCCACAGACCCTGGAGACCAAGGAAAAG GTGGATTGGAGTAAGTTTATTGCTATCAATGGAGCAACAGCTCACCCTCATACAGATCCTGATGGAACTACATACAATATGGGCAACTCTTATAATTCTAAAG GTGCATCTTACAATATCATCAGAGTGCCTCCAGAGAAGTCTGGTCCAAATGACACATTGGAGGGAGCCACAGTTATATGCACCATTCCATCTGGGGACAGAACAAAACCCTCATACTACCACAGTTTTG CTATATCAGAGAATTATGTGGTGTTCAttgagcagccaatcagaattgACCTGCTAAAAATTGTGACGGGGAAAATGCGAGGGAAAGGCATCAGTGACGGTGTATACTGGGACCCTGAAAAGACAACAGTTTTCCATGTGATCAACAAGCACAATGGAAAG CCGAGTCCCATCAAATACTACGCCACTCCATTTTCCACCTTTCATCAGATCAACTGTTATGAGGAAAATGGTTTCCTTATCATGGATATGTGTTGCTCTGATGATGGCAACGCTATCAACAATTTCTTGATTCAGAATCTTCGAAAATCTGGGGAAGCTCTTGATGAG GTCTATAACACAATTTGCAGAACATTTCCACGAAGATTTGTGCTGCCACTCATTGTGGGGAACAACACACCTTGCGAGTTAAATTTGAACACCAGACAAGAAAGCACAGCAACTGCCATCAAAACAGGCAAGAACAAG GTTTACTGTACACATGAAGACCTTCATGGTGATGATCTCCAGGAATATGGTGGCCTGGAATTCCCACAAATTAACTACACAAAATATAACACCCATCCCTACCGTTACTTCTACGCCTGTGGTTTTAGGCACCTGGTAGGAGACTCCCTCATTAAGACTGACCTTCAAGACAAACACATGAAG ATTTGGCAGCAGCCAGGGTATTACCCTTCGGAGCCAGTCTTTGTCCCTTCACCCAATGCTGTGGAGGAGGATGATGGAGTTATTCTCTCAGTGGTTATAACTCCTAATAAG GATAAGAGCACTTTCCTGTTGGTGCTGGATGCAAAAGACTTTGAGGAACTGGGCCGAGCCGAGGTGCCTGTCAACATTCCGTATGGCTTCCACGGAGCTTTTCAAGCTGGAATCTGA
- the sdhdb gene encoding succinate dehydrogenase [ubiquinone] cytochrome b small subunit B, mitochondrial — translation MAALVRFGSLCHRGVTPLLFRSGCLIRPLAACKKDQDFPKLFTAKIHATPSCYAGAGSKAASLHWTGERLLSVILLSMGPVAYFYPGSVMDYSLAAALTLHAHWGLGEVVTDYVHGESKVKLAKAGLFLLSTVTFAGLCYFNYHDVGICKAVALLWSK, via the exons ATGGCGGCGCTCGTGAGGtttggttctctctgtcacagaGGTGTCACGC CTCTGCTATTCCGCAGTGGGTGTCTGATCAGACCTTTGGCTGCATGTAAAAAAGACCAGGATTTTCCAAAATTGTTCACGGCTAAGATACACGCAACCCCTTCTTGCTATG CAGGTGCTGGGTCCAAAGCTGCCTCCCTGCACTGGACAGGAGAGCGGTTATTGAGTGTAATCCTCCTGAGCATGGGCCCTGTTGCCTATTTCTATCCAGGCTCTGTGATGGACTACTCTCTGGCTGCAGCACTCACTTTGCATGCACACTG GGGGCTGGGCGAGGTTGTGACAGACTACGTTCATGGAGAGTCTAAAGTCAAGTTGGCCAAAGCAGGCCTCTTCCTTCTGTCAACTGTCACCTTTGCTGGTCTCTGCTACTTCAACTACCATGATGTAGGAATCTGTAAAGCAGTAGCTCTGTTATGGAGTAAATAG